In the genome of Nocardia sp. NBC_00416, one region contains:
- the car gene encoding carboxylic acid reductase: MTTEQTQRPFPTRQERRIAELFERDRQFRDAAPLDEVTAVLERQGMPLAEVVAAVMDGYADRPALARRAHELVTDERTGRTALHPLEHFDTVSYRQLWDRAAAVATGWACADDPLRPGDFLGLLGFTSIEYATLVLSCVYSGVVAVPLQCGAPAAQLQPVVAETEMRVLATSTEYLAIAAGVAAISPTLRRIVVFDHHPDHDADRAALARARAQLSDVPHPVTVETLAEASARSAARTPMPYYTGSDDALTMLIYTSGSTGTPKGAMYPQRLVAALWRGFQSSVNRIPVIGFNYLPMSHLAGHVSLIGTLARGGTGYFATASDLSTLFDDLASARPTELNLVPRICDMLYQLYQSEVGGSVGGTAESEAADRVRTRLREEVLGGRVVRAVCGTAPLAAETASFMEACLDLELHDGYASTEAGGIMIDTRLLPPVVDYKLVDMPELGYFGTDLPHPRGELLLLTANIIPGYYQRPELNATMFDADGFFRTGDIVAELGPRQIAYLDRRSNVRKLANGEFVAVAHLESVFTGCRSIHQIFLHGDSARSYLVAAIVPTAHALREAADEPALRARLAGELRAAAEQADLQNYEVPGDFLVEPEPFSPANGLLSDSRKVLRPNLERRYAHRFAQLYADASARRSERLRELHESAGPTLDTLVRAVQLQFARADLAVTAESGFGELGGDSLTAVLFAELLHEIFDVTVPVHVIVSPDTDLRALAGYLDARRGEHSSRPGCADVHGANAAEVRAADITVARVLGDDVSTFAADPGTVAERVQTVVLTGATGYLGRFVLLELLAQLPEDGTVICLVRGGDDATAAQRLDEVFGGATELTARYRELAAGRLEVVAADITAPRLGLTERRWRRLAAEADAVVHVGALVNHVLPYGELFEPNVAGTAELIGLAVSQRLKRFTYVSTVAAADPASLADEQADVRSSGPIRPLHAGYASGYATSKWAGEVLLRDAHATCGLPVTVLRPSMILAHSAFPGQLNASDMFTRLVISLAVTGLAPRSFYRAGAEGAAAHYDGLPVDFVAAAVAGLGNRAAGYTTYHVVNPHDDGISLDTVVDWLTEAGYPMRRIDDYDDWLNRFGIALHALPERQRQRSAFPVLDAYRTPALLVPGSPAATIDTAAAVRTAGLGRSGTIPQISRALLEKYLTDMREMGLVTVDPASSD; encoded by the coding sequence GTGACAACAGAACAGACGCAGCGGCCGTTCCCCACACGCCAGGAGCGCCGAATAGCGGAGTTGTTCGAACGCGACCGTCAATTCCGGGATGCCGCACCATTGGACGAGGTCACCGCGGTGCTCGAACGGCAGGGTATGCCACTGGCCGAGGTGGTGGCCGCCGTCATGGACGGCTACGCCGACCGTCCGGCGCTCGCGCGGCGCGCACATGAACTGGTCACCGATGAGCGGACGGGCCGGACCGCACTGCATCCGCTCGAACACTTCGACACGGTGAGTTACCGCCAGTTGTGGGATCGGGCGGCTGCCGTCGCGACCGGTTGGGCGTGCGCCGACGACCCGCTGCGCCCCGGCGATTTTCTCGGTCTGCTCGGGTTCACCAGCATCGAATACGCGACACTCGTGCTTTCGTGTGTGTACTCGGGGGTGGTCGCCGTACCGCTCCAGTGCGGTGCGCCGGCCGCGCAGCTACAGCCGGTGGTGGCCGAGACGGAGATGAGGGTGCTGGCCACCAGTACCGAGTACCTCGCGATCGCCGCCGGCGTCGCGGCGATCTCGCCGACCCTGCGCCGGATCGTCGTATTCGATCACCACCCGGATCACGACGCCGATCGCGCAGCCCTCGCCCGGGCGCGCGCCCAGCTGTCGGACGTGCCGCATCCGGTCACGGTGGAGACGCTCGCCGAGGCGTCCGCGCGATCCGCCGCGCGCACCCCGATGCCGTATTACACGGGATCCGATGACGCGCTGACGATGTTGATCTACACCTCCGGGAGTACGGGTACGCCCAAGGGCGCGATGTACCCGCAGCGGCTGGTCGCGGCACTGTGGCGGGGATTCCAGTCCAGTGTGAACCGGATTCCGGTGATCGGGTTCAACTATCTTCCGATGAGCCATCTGGCCGGGCACGTGTCGCTCATCGGCACCCTCGCTCGCGGCGGCACCGGCTACTTCGCCACCGCGAGCGATCTGTCGACCCTCTTCGATGATCTGGCATCCGCTCGGCCCACCGAACTGAATCTGGTTCCGCGTATCTGCGACATGCTCTATCAGCTCTACCAGAGCGAGGTGGGTGGATCGGTCGGCGGGACGGCGGAATCCGAGGCGGCCGACCGGGTGCGGACGCGCCTGCGCGAGGAAGTGCTGGGCGGGCGGGTCGTGCGCGCGGTATGCGGGACAGCGCCGCTGGCCGCCGAGACCGCCTCCTTCATGGAAGCGTGTCTCGACCTCGAGTTGCACGACGGTTACGCCTCCACGGAAGCCGGTGGCATCATGATCGACACCCGGCTGCTGCCCCCGGTTGTCGACTACAAACTCGTCGATATGCCCGAGCTGGGGTATTTCGGCACCGATCTACCGCATCCACGCGGCGAATTGTTGCTGCTGACCGCGAATATCATCCCGGGCTATTACCAACGTCCGGAACTGAACGCGACCATGTTCGACGCGGACGGATTCTTCCGGACCGGCGATATCGTGGCCGAGCTCGGACCCCGGCAGATCGCCTATCTCGACCGCCGATCGAACGTGCGCAAGCTGGCCAACGGCGAATTCGTGGCGGTGGCACACTTGGAGTCCGTCTTCACGGGGTGCCGGTCGATCCATCAGATCTTCCTGCACGGCGATTCGGCACGGTCCTATCTCGTGGCCGCGATCGTGCCGACCGCGCACGCCCTGCGCGAGGCGGCGGATGAACCGGCGCTGCGCGCGCGGCTGGCCGGTGAACTCCGCGCCGCCGCCGAGCAGGCCGACCTGCAGAACTACGAGGTGCCCGGGGACTTCCTAGTCGAACCGGAGCCGTTCAGTCCGGCCAACGGGCTGCTGTCCGACTCGCGGAAAGTATTGCGGCCCAACCTCGAACGGCGCTACGCGCACCGGTTCGCGCAACTCTACGCGGATGCGTCGGCGCGGCGGTCCGAGCGACTGCGGGAACTGCACGAATCGGCGGGGCCGACCCTGGACACCCTGGTGCGGGCCGTGCAATTGCAGTTCGCCCGCGCGGACCTGGCGGTGACAGCCGAGTCCGGTTTCGGCGAACTGGGCGGTGATTCCCTGACGGCTGTGCTGTTCGCCGAACTCCTGCACGAGATCTTCGACGTGACGGTACCGGTGCACGTCATCGTGTCACCCGATACCGATCTGCGCGCGCTGGCCGGATACCTCGACGCCCGGCGCGGCGAACACTCGTCGCGGCCCGGCTGCGCCGATGTGCACGGTGCGAACGCCGCCGAGGTCCGAGCAGCCGATATCACTGTTGCGCGGGTGCTGGGGGACGACGTGAGCACGTTCGCGGCCGATCCCGGCACTGTCGCCGAGCGCGTACAGACCGTGGTGCTCACCGGAGCGACCGGCTACCTCGGCCGCTTCGTCCTGTTGGAACTGCTCGCTCAGCTGCCCGAAGACGGCACAGTGATATGCCTCGTCCGTGGTGGCGACGACGCGACCGCGGCGCAGCGACTGGACGAAGTATTCGGCGGCGCAACCGAACTCACGGCGCGGTACCGGGAACTCGCGGCGGGCCGGCTGGAGGTGGTGGCCGCTGATATCACCGCGCCGCGCCTGGGACTGACGGAGCGTCGTTGGCGGCGGCTCGCGGCCGAGGCCGACGCTGTCGTGCACGTCGGCGCTCTGGTCAACCACGTCCTTCCCTATGGCGAACTGTTCGAACCGAATGTGGCGGGCACCGCCGAACTGATCGGGCTCGCGGTGTCGCAGCGGTTGAAACGGTTCACCTACGTCTCCACCGTGGCCGCCGCCGATCCGGCCTCGCTCGCCGACGAGCAGGCCGATGTGCGGTCGAGCGGCCCGATACGGCCGCTGCACGCCGGATATGCCAGTGGATACGCGACGAGCAAATGGGCGGGGGAGGTGCTGCTGCGCGATGCGCACGCCACCTGCGGGCTGCCGGTGACCGTGCTGCGCCCGAGCATGATCCTCGCGCACAGCGCTTTTCCCGGTCAGCTCAATGCCTCGGATATGTTCACACGTCTGGTGATCAGCCTGGCGGTGACCGGCCTGGCGCCGCGTTCCTTCTACCGCGCCGGAGCCGAGGGCGCGGCGGCCCACTACGACGGACTGCCGGTCGATTTCGTCGCGGCGGCGGTCGCCGGACTCGGCAACCGGGCCGCCGGTTACACCACTTACCACGTCGTGAACCCGCACGACGACGGGATCTCACTCGACACCGTCGTCGACTGGCTCACCGAAGCGGGTTACCCGATGCGCCGAATCGACGACTACGACGACTGGCTGAACCGCTTCGGCATCGCATTGCACGCCCTCCCCGAACGGCAACGGCAGCGTTCGGCGTTCCCGGTACTCGATGCCTACCGGACACCGGCGCTGCTGGTCCCCGGCTCCCCGGCGGCGACCATCGACACCGCGGCGGCCGTCCGCACCGCCGGGCTCGGTCGATCCGGCACGATTCCGCAGATCTCCCGCGCGCTGTTGGAAAAGTACCTCACCGATATGCGTGAAATGGGTCTGGTTACCGTGGATCCCGCTTCATCGGACTGA
- a CDS encoding ATP-grasp domain-containing protein: MMKPHVLILHRWRDFFAVYDTYLDHSKCSVTYICSPDGRNSVPPAAAAVRVVDLNETAALAAAANELVEKFGVPERVVALSEMDLDRAADLRVRFRIPGDRPERTAVFRDKLTMYRAVAAYGIALPGFAEAVAESDIAEFAASHGWPVVTKPRVGQCSYGFRRIDGPGELAARQEAWEPALVQEFCADPVIHIDGVWSGAGLGPWRASRYINSCAGFADLGVLGSVEIDDVELNRHIEEFTAEVCRALSPGMPLVLHLEAFLGQDDAGEPRIRFLEIGARTGGAEIPFLWREVHGYDLMEAQTRIQLGEQPSVERLSDDRVGGWLLIAPTAAPPYRVTAAGLAQAADGPYAAVLPEPGSVVANDYGYELGKSRFRFAGAGSDEVERAVLNTVAGFRSTCVPLETTAVRPHILVLHRVRGLSIPYAEVIDHDSYAVTYVCPAAALTAVPSAAAEVIVVDDMSDASVAATQLCGRFGPPHRIVALSEFDLLTAAQLRAEWDVPGDRPDHIRLFRDKLPMGEAIQAAGLAIPGFAAAHAEADVQRFAEEHGYPVIVKPCLGAGSRGVMKLDGPADLASLPALDTEPWLVQQFCPGEIAFVDGVWTGEQLGPWRASSYLDTCLSFAAGGRTLGTVEIDDPACTAALESFADAVFRALSPGSATVFHLEVFLLTDADGAVRIEFLEVAARFAGGETVDLWREVHDYDLVAAAMQTQLGQPPRAHDLAGTAVAGELLVRPPIDPPCTVEAARLYVPDDALRPYAENIPEPGTTITESFGYQGIGASFRFRGPSTTDVRAAIERTAAGLHMHCVPAHSESAAVRV; the protein is encoded by the coding sequence ATGATGAAACCGCATGTGTTGATCCTGCATCGTTGGCGCGATTTTTTCGCCGTATACGATACCTACCTGGACCACTCGAAGTGCTCCGTTACCTATATATGCTCGCCGGACGGACGGAACTCTGTCCCGCCGGCCGCGGCCGCGGTACGTGTCGTCGACCTCAACGAGACCGCCGCGCTGGCCGCCGCCGCGAACGAACTCGTGGAGAAATTCGGGGTACCGGAACGTGTCGTCGCGTTATCCGAGATGGATCTCGACCGTGCCGCAGACCTCCGTGTCCGATTTCGTATTCCCGGCGACCGGCCGGAGCGGACGGCCGTATTCCGGGACAAACTGACGATGTACCGTGCCGTTGCCGCATACGGTATCGCGCTTCCCGGATTCGCCGAGGCCGTAGCGGAGTCCGATATCGCGGAATTCGCCGCGAGCCACGGCTGGCCTGTTGTCACGAAACCCCGTGTCGGTCAATGTAGTTACGGATTCCGCCGGATCGACGGTCCCGGCGAGCTCGCCGCGCGTCAGGAGGCCTGGGAACCGGCGCTCGTCCAGGAATTCTGCGCCGACCCGGTGATACATATCGACGGTGTCTGGTCGGGTGCCGGGCTGGGGCCGTGGCGGGCATCCCGTTATATCAATTCCTGCGCGGGGTTCGCGGATCTCGGAGTCCTCGGCTCGGTCGAGATCGACGATGTCGAATTGAACCGGCATATAGAAGAATTCACTGCCGAGGTGTGTCGCGCGCTCAGCCCCGGCATGCCGCTGGTCCTTCATCTCGAGGCGTTCCTCGGACAAGACGACGCCGGCGAACCGCGGATCCGTTTTCTGGAGATCGGCGCGCGGACCGGCGGTGCGGAGATTCCCTTCCTGTGGCGTGAGGTCCACGGGTACGACCTGATGGAGGCGCAGACCAGGATCCAGCTCGGCGAGCAGCCCTCGGTAGAACGGCTTTCCGACGATCGCGTCGGGGGCTGGCTGCTCATCGCGCCCACCGCCGCGCCGCCCTATCGGGTCACCGCGGCAGGTCTGGCCCAGGCTGCGGACGGACCCTATGCCGCCGTCCTGCCCGAGCCGGGTTCTGTTGTCGCCAACGACTACGGGTACGAGCTCGGTAAATCGCGGTTCCGCTTCGCGGGCGCCGGCTCCGACGAGGTCGAGCGGGCAGTCCTGAACACGGTCGCCGGATTCCGATCAACCTGTGTACCTCTCGAAACCACCGCGGTTCGCCCGCACATCCTGGTACTGCATCGTGTCCGCGGACTGTCCATCCCCTATGCGGAGGTCATCGATCACGATTCGTACGCGGTGACCTACGTGTGCCCCGCGGCGGCGCTGACCGCGGTGCCGTCCGCCGCCGCCGAGGTGATCGTGGTCGACGATATGTCCGACGCGTCGGTGGCGGCAACGCAACTGTGCGGTCGATTCGGGCCCCCGCACCGGATTGTCGCGTTGAGCGAGTTCGACCTGCTCACCGCGGCGCAGTTGCGTGCGGAATGGGATGTGCCCGGTGACCGACCAGACCATATCCGGCTCTTTCGCGACAAGTTGCCGATGGGCGAGGCGATACAGGCGGCCGGTCTGGCGATCCCGGGCTTCGCGGCCGCACACGCCGAGGCGGATGTACAGCGGTTCGCCGAGGAGCACGGCTATCCGGTGATCGTCAAGCCGTGCCTGGGGGCCGGCAGCCGGGGCGTGATGAAGCTGGACGGTCCGGCGGACCTGGCATCGCTACCCGCCCTGGATACCGAACCCTGGCTGGTTCAGCAGTTCTGCCCGGGCGAGATCGCCTTCGTGGACGGGGTGTGGACCGGCGAACAGCTGGGACCGTGGCGCGCGTCGTCGTATCTGGACACCTGCCTGAGCTTCGCCGCGGGCGGTCGGACGCTGGGCACGGTGGAAATCGACGATCCGGCCTGCACGGCCGCGCTCGAGTCGTTCGCCGATGCGGTGTTCCGGGCGCTGAGCCCGGGCTCGGCGACGGTGTTCCATCTGGAGGTGTTCCTGCTGACCGATGCCGACGGCGCGGTCCGGATCGAATTCCTGGAGGTCGCCGCCCGGTTCGCCGGAGGTGAAACGGTTGATCTGTGGCGCGAGGTGCACGACTACGACCTGGTCGCCGCGGCGATGCAGACCCAGCTCGGGCAGCCGCCGCGTGCACACGACCTCGCGGGCACGGCCGTGGCCGGGGAACTCCTGGTGCGCCCGCCGATCGATCCACCGTGCACAGTGGAAGCGGCGCGCCTGTATGTTCCGGACGACGCACTGCGGCCGTATGCCGAAAATATCCCCGAGCCCGGGACGACCATCACCGAGAGCTTCGGCTATCAGGGAATCGGCGCGAGCTTCCGGTTCCGCGGCCCGTCGACAACCGACGTTCGTGCCGCGATCGAGCGGACGGCTGCCGGTCTGCACATGCACTGCGTGCCCGCGCATTCCGAGTCGGCGGCGGTGCGTGTCTGA
- a CDS encoding LLM class F420-dependent oxidoreductase — MRFAFKTSPQETTWADMLAVWRAADDIEIYESGWTFDHFYPIFSDSTGPCLEGWTTLTALAQATERLRLGTMVTGAHYRHPAVLANMAAALDIISGGRLELGIGAGWNEEESGAYGIPLGSVTERLDRFEEACQVLIGLLSQETTDFDGKFYQLTGARNEPKGPQRPHPPICIGGNGEKRTLRITARYAQHWNFVAGTRAEFARKRDVLAAHCADIGRDPKEITLSAQTRLDPLAGYGQVVDWAAGLGEEGLDLAIIYLPTPHDPAVLEPLAEAIRDSGLAS; from the coding sequence ATGCGATTCGCATTCAAAACCTCACCGCAGGAAACCACCTGGGCCGATATGCTCGCGGTCTGGCGGGCCGCCGACGATATCGAGATCTACGAATCCGGATGGACCTTCGACCATTTCTACCCGATCTTCTCCGACTCCACCGGACCGTGCCTGGAGGGCTGGACCACCCTGACCGCGCTGGCACAGGCTACCGAGCGCCTGCGGCTGGGCACGATGGTGACCGGCGCGCACTACCGGCATCCGGCGGTGCTGGCCAATATGGCCGCCGCCCTCGACATCATCTCCGGCGGCCGTCTCGAACTCGGGATCGGCGCCGGATGGAACGAGGAGGAATCCGGGGCGTACGGCATCCCACTCGGCAGTGTCACCGAACGCCTCGACCGATTCGAGGAGGCCTGTCAGGTACTCATCGGACTGTTGAGCCAGGAGACGACGGATTTCGACGGCAAGTTCTATCAATTGACCGGCGCGCGCAACGAACCCAAGGGCCCGCAACGCCCGCATCCCCCGATCTGCATCGGCGGCAATGGCGAGAAACGCACCCTCCGCATCACCGCCCGCTACGCCCAGCACTGGAACTTCGTCGCCGGAACCCGCGCGGAATTCGCCCGGAAGCGCGATGTGCTGGCAGCCCACTGCGCCGATATCGGCCGGGACCCGAAGGAGATCACGCTCTCGGCGCAGACCAGGCTGGACCCGCTGGCCGGCTACGGGCAGGTCGTCGATTGGGCGGCCGGGCTGGGCGAGGAGGGTTTGGACCTCGCGATCATCTACCTGCCGACCCCGCACGACCCGGCCGTACTGGAGCCGCTGGCCGAGGCCATTCGGGATTCCGGGCTCGCATCATGA
- a CDS encoding nuclear transport factor 2 family protein yields the protein MTTAISELFERYHACWADRDPDRIIEFHTADSVFHLHSGQGPVRGRAAIREAAAGTFALVPDLSFHLISLRVGADFWVVQWQLTGTSSTGKHVCVDLADYVLVQDGAVQEKHSYVDGVAMQAALA from the coding sequence ATGACCACTGCCATCAGCGAACTGTTCGAGCGCTACCACGCGTGCTGGGCCGATCGCGACCCGGACCGGATCATCGAATTCCACACCGCCGACTCGGTGTTCCATCTGCACTCCGGCCAAGGCCCGGTGCGCGGCCGGGCCGCGATCCGGGAGGCCGCGGCGGGGACCTTCGCCCTGGTTCCGGATCTGAGCTTCCACCTGATCTCCCTGCGCGTCGGGGCGGATTTCTGGGTGGTGCAGTGGCAGTTGACCGGGACTTCGTCCACCGGCAAGCACGTATGCGTCGACCTCGCGGATTACGTCCTGGTCCAGGACGGCGCGGTCCAGGAGAAGCATTCCTACGTCGACGGGGTCGCCATGCAGGCCGCGCTGGCTTGA
- a CDS encoding MFS transporter, translating into MATSAEPVLRPEGRLRDARRTLMIVVSGAGLAAGVYLTSGILYFTRIAHISSGRIGFGLSIAGGLCVAVVIAAGRVSDRFGPGRTLRWSLVFAALATAALPWVRDGTTFLVIVPVTSAAHAGAQLAVATMVSRLGGENANELRGYLRSVLNIGLAVGAGLSGLVAQSDSPSVYRAIFFGTAVMLVAVAALVGGLPDLPPDAPGHGGASRAVWRDRPYLALAAADGVLSLQHSVQAVAIPLWIVSATVAPRWSIAAADIVNTVIVVLFQVRVCRRVATPTAGARAYVYSGWAVLGACLLVSMTADHSTWLSLILIGIGAVVLAVGELWHSAAGFELSNTLAPAAAIGRYLGVYGAGLRIAQTTGPALVTWLCVGLGKIGWLILGVIMVGAGLMTPYLTAWATRTRPAVGDALDGRG; encoded by the coding sequence ATGGCGACCTCGGCAGAACCCGTTCTCCGTCCCGAAGGCCGGCTCCGGGACGCCCGCCGTACCCTGATGATCGTCGTATCGGGCGCCGGACTGGCGGCGGGTGTTTACCTGACTTCCGGCATCCTGTATTTCACGAGAATCGCCCATATCTCCTCCGGTCGAATAGGTTTCGGGCTGAGCATTGCCGGTGGATTGTGCGTGGCCGTCGTCATCGCCGCCGGTCGAGTGTCGGACCGCTTCGGTCCCGGCCGGACACTGCGTTGGTCCCTGGTCTTCGCCGCGCTCGCCACAGCGGCCCTGCCCTGGGTACGCGACGGTACGACATTTCTCGTCATCGTTCCGGTCACCTCGGCGGCGCACGCCGGCGCCCAACTGGCCGTGGCGACAATGGTGAGCCGCCTGGGCGGTGAGAATGCCAACGAACTACGCGGCTACCTGCGGTCCGTGCTCAATATCGGACTGGCCGTGGGTGCGGGGCTGTCCGGGCTGGTGGCGCAGTCCGATTCACCGAGTGTCTATCGGGCGATCTTCTTCGGAACCGCGGTAATGCTCGTAGCGGTGGCGGCCCTGGTGGGCGGCCTTCCCGACCTTCCGCCGGACGCCCCGGGCCACGGCGGCGCCTCCCGAGCGGTATGGCGAGACCGGCCGTACCTCGCACTGGCCGCGGCGGACGGAGTGCTGTCACTCCAGCACAGCGTCCAAGCGGTGGCCATTCCGCTGTGGATCGTATCCGCCACGGTCGCGCCCCGGTGGTCGATCGCGGCGGCCGATATCGTCAACACGGTCATCGTGGTGTTGTTCCAGGTCCGCGTGTGTCGGAGGGTCGCGACCCCGACGGCCGGCGCGCGTGCCTACGTGTACTCGGGGTGGGCTGTGCTCGGTGCCTGCCTGCTCGTCTCCATGACCGCCGATCACTCCACGTGGCTGTCGCTGATCCTCATCGGCATCGGCGCCGTGGTTCTGGCGGTGGGCGAGTTGTGGCATTCCGCGGCGGGCTTCGAGCTCTCCAACACGCTGGCCCCCGCTGCGGCGATCGGCCGCTATCTCGGTGTCTACGGTGCGGGTCTGCGTATCGCACAGACCACCGGACCGGCTCTGGTGACCTGGCTGTGTGTGGGGCTGGGCAAGATCGGCTGGCTCATTTTGGGCGTCATCATGGTCGGCGCGGGCCTGATGACGCCCTACCTCACCGCCTGGGCAACTCGGACCAGGCCCGCTGTAGGGGATGCGCTCGACGGGCGGGGGTGA
- a CDS encoding PucR family transcriptional regulator — protein sequence MSQDTHSEPSRLLRELRADSDAISELVTARIGNDDQDYDDAALGHHELLTLVADSCAAWLDALAESPYSLEPARRAGRLKAERGIPLESLLHAFRVAGLAFWEVIVERAGPDDRAALPRLSTLVWATVDDYSVAAAEAYRRVVATGTAQPDQGLLRALLDPGLPPAQRAELGARMLRSRTRATSVVLVGDIHLVATGVTTAHTLLGEDRVTLAVAVSPAALDRALGAVSARAGASRPFTDLRFAPAALDQARLAFRCLSPADTGIHTYACAPERALIAADPALAADVFADVLAAFDRLPPDEADLLVHTALAWYELAGSTSAVGRRLHLHRNTVLHRLKRIERLTGAAFAVPADAARLYLALHTRLLRSADGSS from the coding sequence GTGAGCCAGGACACGCACTCCGAGCCGTCGCGCCTCTTACGCGAGCTCCGGGCCGATTCGGACGCGATCTCCGAGCTGGTGACCGCCCGGATCGGCAACGACGATCAGGACTACGACGACGCCGCGCTCGGTCACCACGAATTGCTCACCCTGGTGGCCGACAGTTGCGCGGCATGGCTGGACGCCCTCGCCGAGTCGCCGTACTCGCTCGAACCCGCGCGCCGGGCCGGACGCCTCAAGGCCGAGCGCGGGATCCCATTGGAAAGCCTGCTGCACGCATTCCGCGTCGCGGGGCTGGCGTTCTGGGAGGTGATCGTCGAACGCGCCGGCCCGGACGATCGAGCCGCGCTGCCCCGGCTGTCCACGCTGGTATGGGCCACCGTCGACGACTACTCCGTCGCGGCCGCCGAAGCCTACCGGCGCGTCGTCGCCACCGGGACCGCACAACCCGATCAGGGGTTGCTGCGGGCGCTGCTCGACCCGGGCCTTCCGCCCGCGCAGCGCGCCGAGCTGGGCGCCAGGATGCTGCGCTCGCGCACCCGAGCCACGTCGGTCGTCCTGGTCGGCGATATCCATCTCGTCGCGACCGGGGTAACCACCGCGCACACCCTCCTCGGCGAGGACCGGGTCACCCTCGCCGTCGCGGTATCCCCGGCCGCGCTCGACCGCGCGCTGGGCGCGGTGAGTGCGCGGGCCGGCGCGAGCCGGCCGTTCACCGACCTGCGGTTCGCACCCGCCGCGCTGGACCAGGCACGCCTCGCGTTCCGGTGCCTGAGCCCGGCGGATACCGGAATCCATACCTACGCTTGCGCGCCCGAGCGTGCGCTCATCGCGGCCGACCCCGCACTCGCCGCCGACGTCTTCGCCGATGTACTCGCCGCTTTCGACCGGCTCCCGCCCGACGAGGCCGACCTTCTCGTGCACACCGCCCTGGCCTGGTACGAACTGGCCGGATCCACGTCGGCGGTGGGGAGACGCCTGCACCTGCATCGCAACACCGTCCTGCACCGCCTCAAACGAATAGAGCGGCTCACGGGCGCGGCCTTCGCGGTGCCCGCCGACGCGGCGCGGCTGTATCTGGCGCTGCACACGCGGTTGCTCCGGTCGGCCGACGGTTCCTCGTGA